The following are encoded together in the Nodosilinea sp. PGN35 genome:
- a CDS encoding bifunctional pantoate--beta-alanine ligase/(d)CMP kinase: MRVLKTVAGVRRYLAQMRQGQSPAAVGLVPTMGHLHRGHLSLIERARLENAVVVVSIFVNPLQFGPQEDLGRYPHTPEQDLRLCDQAGVDGVFMPTAATLYGVAEPQADTITQVIPPPAMTAVLCGPHRPGHFEGVATVVTKLLSLVAPDRAYFGYKDAQQLAILKRLARDLNLPGQMVGCPTVREASGLALSSRNSYLSEAERWQAATLYRGLMAAQQRFGDGERLGSALIAAVQAELAQEPALRPQYVELVHPETLQPLERIETLGMLAVAAHLGGTRLIDNVLLRDRQPIVAIDGPAGAGKSTVARQVAQRLNLLYLDSGAMYRAVTWLALERGLDVQDEVAIAELVQDCDIHLVASGDDPAFAAYPSRIWLNGQEVTQAIRSSAVTAAVSVVSAQPTVRQTLLQQQQQYGVTGGVVMEGRDIGTQVFPQAELKIFLTASVDERARRRQRDLAAQAQPAASLEELAQAIGDRDRQDSSRRVSPLRQADDAIVLNTDGLAIDEVVEKIVQLFEARVQG; the protein is encoded by the coding sequence GTGCGGGTACTCAAGACGGTTGCAGGGGTAAGACGCTATTTAGCCCAGATGCGCCAGGGCCAGAGTCCAGCGGCGGTAGGGTTGGTGCCCACCATGGGCCATCTACACCGCGGTCACCTGAGTCTGATCGAACGGGCGCGGCTGGAAAACGCCGTGGTGGTGGTGAGCATTTTTGTCAATCCGCTACAGTTTGGCCCCCAGGAAGATCTGGGCCGCTACCCCCACACCCCTGAGCAAGACCTGCGTTTGTGCGATCAGGCTGGGGTCGATGGGGTGTTTATGCCGACGGCGGCCACCCTCTATGGTGTGGCCGAACCTCAGGCGGACACCATAACCCAGGTGATACCGCCGCCAGCGATGACGGCGGTGCTGTGCGGCCCCCACCGCCCCGGTCATTTTGAGGGGGTGGCTACGGTGGTGACTAAGTTGCTGAGTTTGGTAGCCCCCGATCGCGCCTATTTTGGCTACAAAGATGCTCAGCAGTTGGCTATTCTCAAGCGTCTGGCCCGCGATCTCAATCTGCCTGGACAGATGGTGGGGTGCCCGACGGTGCGTGAGGCCAGCGGTTTGGCCCTGAGTTCGCGCAACAGCTACTTGAGCGAGGCCGAGCGGTGGCAGGCCGCTACGCTCTACCGGGGGCTGATGGCTGCCCAGCAGCGCTTTGGGGACGGTGAACGGCTGGGCTCAGCCCTGATTGCGGCGGTGCAGGCAGAACTGGCCCAGGAGCCGGCCCTGCGCCCCCAGTACGTAGAGCTGGTGCACCCCGAAACCCTGCAACCCCTGGAGCGAATTGAGACTTTAGGGATGCTGGCGGTGGCCGCTCACCTGGGCGGGACGCGGCTGATTGACAACGTGCTGCTGCGCGATCGCCAGCCAATTGTGGCGATTGACGGCCCGGCCGGTGCTGGTAAATCGACTGTGGCCCGACAGGTAGCCCAACGACTGAATTTGCTCTACCTCGACAGCGGGGCTATGTACCGGGCGGTGACCTGGCTGGCCCTGGAGCGGGGCCTTGATGTGCAGGATGAAGTGGCGATAGCAGAACTGGTGCAGGACTGCGACATTCATCTGGTGGCCTCGGGGGATGACCCGGCCTTTGCGGCCTACCCCAGCCGCATCTGGCTCAACGGGCAGGAGGTCACCCAGGCGATACGCAGCAGCGCCGTCACCGCCGCGGTCTCGGTGGTGTCGGCCCAGCCCACCGTGCGCCAGACGCTCCTGCAGCAGCAGCAGCAGTATGGCGTAACCGGTGGCGTGGTCATGGAAGGCCGCGACATTGGCACCCAGGTGTTTCCCCAGGCGGAGCTGAAAATTTTTCTCACGGCCTCGGTAGATGAGCGGGCCCGCCGTCGCCAGCGTGACCTGGCGGCCCAGGCCCAACCCGCTGCCTCCCTTGAGGAGTTGGCCCAGGCCATTGGCGATCGCGATCGCCAAGACAGCAGCCGCCGAGTATCTCCCCTGCGCCAGGCCGACGATGCGATCGTGCTGAACACCGATGGCCTCGCCATTGACGAGGTGGTGGAGAAGATCGTGCAGCTGTTTGAAGCGAGGGTACAGGGATGA
- a CDS encoding shikimate dehydrogenase, producing the protein MPITGTTQILGIIGAPVNHSLSPVMHNAALAELGADYVYVAFPVAVDGLETAIAGFKVIGVQGFSVTIPHKQAILPLLTTVTDEAQAVGAVNTVWRTERGWAGTNTDVAGFVAPLKALKPWAGSTVVVLGNGGAARAVVAGCAHLGFKSVQVVGRRAEALAAFQRGWISSPLQPPLTVHPWEALPTLLPTADLIVNTTPLGMHTTAGQTPLATEDLALAPSRALVYDLIYTPRPTRLLALADQLGLATLDGLEMLVQQGAAALAIWLDGPAPVDTMRQALVDWLER; encoded by the coding sequence ATGCCCATCACTGGAACCACTCAAATCCTCGGCATCATTGGTGCCCCGGTCAACCACTCCCTGTCGCCTGTGATGCACAACGCTGCTCTAGCAGAGCTTGGGGCCGACTACGTCTATGTGGCTTTTCCAGTGGCGGTAGACGGGCTAGAGACGGCGATCGCGGGCTTTAAAGTCATTGGGGTGCAGGGGTTCAGTGTCACTATTCCCCACAAGCAGGCCATTCTGCCGCTGCTGACAACGGTTACCGACGAAGCCCAAGCCGTCGGTGCGGTTAACACCGTATGGCGCACCGAGCGGGGTTGGGCAGGTACCAACACCGATGTGGCTGGGTTTGTGGCTCCGCTCAAAGCATTAAAACCCTGGGCCGGGAGCACCGTGGTCGTCTTGGGTAACGGGGGAGCGGCCAGGGCTGTAGTGGCGGGCTGTGCACACCTGGGATTTAAATCGGTGCAGGTGGTGGGCCGCAGGGCTGAAGCTCTGGCTGCCTTTCAGCGAGGCTGGATCAGTTCGCCCCTGCAACCGCCGCTCACGGTTCATCCTTGGGAGGCTCTGCCGACCCTGCTGCCCACCGCCGATCTCATTGTCAACACGACTCCTCTCGGCATGCACACCACCGCTGGCCAAACTCCCTTGGCGACAGAAGATCTGGCTTTGGCTCCGTCCCGTGCCCTGGTCTACGACTTGATCTATACGCCGAGGCCCACTCGTCTGCTGGCTTTGGCCGACCAGCTAGGGTTGGCCACCCTAGACGGGCTAGAGATGCTGGTGCAGCAGGGAGCCGCCGCCCTGGCGATCTGGCTGGACGGCCCGGCCCCCGTAGACACCATGCGCCAGGCCCTCGTCGATTGGCTGGAGCGGTAA
- the recR gene encoding recombination mediator RecR, with the protein MYTRPLARLIEEFQRLPGVGPKSAQRLALHILKRPQSEVQTLAQALLEAKAQVGQCSVCFHLSADPVCDICRATNRDRQTLCVVADSRDVIAIEKTREYRGRYHVLGGLISPMDGIGPEQLNIGPLVHRVSQEGTQEVIMAISPSIEGDTTTLYVGQLLKPFTRVTRIAFGLPMGGDLEYADEITLARALEGRRDLE; encoded by the coding sequence ATTTACACGCGTCCCCTGGCTCGACTGATCGAAGAATTCCAGCGGCTGCCCGGGGTGGGCCCTAAATCGGCTCAGCGCCTCGCGCTGCACATTCTCAAGCGCCCGCAAAGCGAGGTACAGACTCTGGCCCAGGCGCTGCTGGAGGCCAAGGCCCAGGTGGGGCAGTGCTCGGTGTGCTTTCACCTGTCTGCCGACCCGGTATGCGACATCTGTCGGGCCACCAACCGCGATCGCCAGACCCTCTGCGTAGTGGCCGACTCGCGAGACGTCATTGCCATCGAAAAAACCCGCGAATATCGGGGCCGCTACCACGTGCTGGGCGGCCTGATTTCGCCGATGGATGGCATTGGTCCTGAGCAGCTCAACATCGGCCCCCTGGTGCACCGAGTCAGCCAGGAGGGCACCCAGGAGGTGATTATGGCCATTAGCCCCAGCATTGAGGGTGACACCACTACGCTGTACGTGGGGCAGTTGCTCAAGCCCTTTACCCGCGTCACCCGCATTGCCTTTGGTCTGCCCATGGGGGGCGATTTAGAATACGCCGATGAGATTACCCTGGCCCGCGCCCTGGAGGGCCGCAGAGATTTGGAGTAG
- a CDS encoding histidine phosphatase family protein — protein sequence MGVFLYFLRHGQTAYSLTGGYCGMPENDPGLTAEGIAMAQEFASTYAHLPWSAAYVSPLRRAVETARPLCEAVGLDMQLRDGLREVMYGRWEGMHPTAVDREHHDEYVAWLTDPAWYAPVGGERAVDIARRSAQVLDEIERTHTSGHILIVSHKATIRIMLCTLLGIDVGRYRDRMDMPVAAVSVVELSQRGPLFHTIGDRSHLSDRLRSLPCT from the coding sequence ATGGGAGTTTTTCTCTACTTTTTGCGCCATGGGCAGACTGCCTATAGCCTCACGGGCGGCTACTGCGGCATGCCCGAAAACGACCCTGGCCTCACGGCTGAGGGGATAGCTATGGCCCAAGAATTTGCTTCTACCTACGCCCACCTGCCCTGGAGCGCCGCCTACGTCAGCCCCCTACGGCGAGCGGTGGAGACAGCCCGTCCGCTGTGTGAGGCGGTGGGCTTAGATATGCAGCTGCGCGACGGGCTGCGGGAGGTGATGTACGGTCGCTGGGAGGGTATGCACCCCACGGCGGTGGACCGTGAGCACCACGATGAGTACGTAGCCTGGTTGACCGACCCGGCCTGGTATGCCCCGGTGGGGGGCGAGCGAGCGGTGGATATTGCCCGCCGCTCGGCCCAGGTGCTCGACGAAATCGAGCGCACCCACACCAGCGGCCACATTTTGATCGTCTCCCACAAGGCCACTATTCGCATTATGCTGTGCACCCTGCTGGGTATTGATGTGGGTCGCTACCGCGATCGCATGGATATGCCCGTCGCCGCCGTCAGCGTGGTCGAGCTGAGCCAGCGGGGGCCGCTGTTTCACACCATTGGCGATCGCTCTCATCTGAGCGACCGGCTGCGATCGCTCCCCTGCACCTGA
- a CDS encoding histidine phosphatase family protein translates to MPLRLYLLRNAETEYCRTGRYCSQDGVALTAQGRQMADYFAKAYHHLDWKAIFCSPLHHAAATVAPLCQITGMTVQRRDRLRELSFGQWEGMAPAQVNTTFHDDYIRWLADPAWNTPTDGEKAMQVARRSSDVLAEIEEAYPDGNVLVVSHKATLRIMLCTLLGIDVGRYRDRLAMPVTAVSLVELMDYGPFVRQLNDCSHLPLHLRRPWAGNGSDG, encoded by the coding sequence ATGCCTCTGAGGCTTTACCTGCTGCGCAACGCTGAAACCGAGTACTGCCGCACGGGCCGCTACTGTAGTCAGGACGGGGTGGCGCTGACGGCCCAGGGGCGACAAATGGCCGACTACTTTGCCAAGGCCTACCACCACCTCGACTGGAAAGCCATCTTCTGTAGCCCCCTGCACCACGCCGCCGCCACCGTCGCGCCCCTCTGTCAAATCACCGGTATGACCGTGCAGCGCCGCGATCGCCTGCGCGAGTTGTCCTTTGGCCAGTGGGAGGGCATGGCCCCGGCCCAGGTCAACACCACCTTCCACGACGACTACATTCGCTGGCTGGCCGACCCCGCTTGGAATACCCCCACCGATGGCGAAAAGGCCATGCAGGTGGCCCGCCGCAGCTCCGACGTGCTGGCCGAAATTGAAGAGGCCTACCCCGACGGCAACGTGCTGGTGGTCTCCCACAAAGCCACCCTGCGGATTATGCTCTGCACCCTGTTGGGCATTGATGTGGGGCGCTACCGCGATCGTCTGGCCATGCCCGTCACCGCCGTGTCGCTGGTCGAGCTGATGGACTACGGCCCCTTTGTGCGCCAGCTCAATGACTGTAGCCATCTGCCTCTGCATCTACGCCGACCCTGGGCTGGCAACGGCTCTGACGGCTAA
- a CDS encoding PQQ-dependent sugar dehydrogenase, producing the protein MVFTRFIAALASLAVLWTLGSCAASTSTVPSRNEPLETAQTEADTEAEAEAEVVVTSVEPVTVVDGLEHPWGMAWLPNGDLLVTERPGRLRRVSDGQLTPTPIAGVPELFTAGQGGLLDVALHPDFETNSLVYFAYSAGTQQANRTQVARARLEGDTLSDWDVIFTVNQDKSDGQHFGSRLLWLPDGTLLVAIGDGGNPPLQIAGDLARNQAQNPQNHLGTIVRIGDDGTAPDDNPLLSRDDADPLVWSYGHRNIQGLAIDPETDQLWSTEHGARGGDELNLLEPGENYGWPIVTFSEEYSGGPITSEASRPDMVDPITYWTPAIAPSGLAIYRGEIYPQWQGQIFAGGLVSQDVKRIEVDDSGSVVNETPIPIGQRVRDVRQGPDGFLYVLTDDANGRLVRLEPTS; encoded by the coding sequence ATGGTGTTTACCCGGTTTATCGCTGCCCTCGCTTCCCTAGCAGTTCTGTGGACCCTCGGCAGCTGCGCCGCCTCCACCTCCACCGTTCCCAGCCGCAACGAGCCACTTGAAACGGCTCAAACCGAAGCCGACACCGAGGCTGAGGCTGAGGCTGAGGTTGTGGTCACTAGCGTCGAGCCAGTCACCGTAGTAGACGGCCTGGAGCACCCCTGGGGCATGGCCTGGCTACCCAACGGCGATCTGCTAGTCACCGAGCGCCCCGGCCGCCTGCGCCGGGTGAGTGACGGTCAGCTCACCCCCACCCCCATTGCCGGCGTGCCCGAGCTATTTACAGCGGGCCAGGGAGGACTGCTAGACGTTGCTCTGCACCCCGATTTTGAAACCAACAGCCTGGTTTATTTCGCCTACTCTGCTGGCACTCAGCAGGCCAACCGCACCCAGGTTGCCCGCGCCCGCCTGGAGGGCGACACCCTGAGCGACTGGGACGTGATTTTTACCGTCAACCAAGACAAGTCCGACGGCCAGCACTTTGGTTCACGCCTGCTGTGGCTCCCCGACGGCACCCTCCTGGTGGCCATCGGGGACGGCGGCAACCCGCCCCTGCAAATTGCCGGTGACCTGGCCCGCAACCAGGCGCAAAATCCGCAAAATCACCTGGGCACCATAGTGCGCATCGGCGACGACGGCACAGCGCCCGACGACAACCCCCTTCTCAGCAGGGATGACGCTGACCCACTGGTGTGGAGCTATGGCCATCGCAACATCCAGGGCCTGGCGATAGATCCTGAGACTGATCAGCTCTGGTCTACCGAGCACGGGGCGCGGGGCGGCGACGAACTCAATCTGCTAGAACCAGGCGAAAACTACGGCTGGCCCATTGTTACCTTCAGTGAAGAATATTCCGGCGGCCCCATTACCTCTGAGGCCTCGCGGCCCGATATGGTTGACCCCATCACCTACTGGACTCCCGCCATTGCGCCCTCAGGGCTAGCCATCTACCGGGGTGAAATTTACCCCCAGTGGCAAGGGCAGATCTTTGCTGGCGGTCTGGTCTCCCAGGATGTCAAACGTATTGAGGTGGATGACAGCGGCAGTGTAGTCAACGAAACCCCCATTCCTATTGGTCAGCGGGTACGGGACGTGCGCCAGGGCCCAGACGGGTTTCTCTACGTGCTCACCGACGATGCCAACGGCCGTTTGGTGCGCCTAGAGCCGACCTCCTAG